The Oryzias latipes chromosome 8, ASM223467v1 genomic interval CTATTTTGTTCAACTGCATCTGAACACGGTTTTATTTGGTCCGAAACAACAGAAATCCGAGGGAGGATTTCTCCGATTAAGAAATGTATCTTTGATTTGACGGTTTAACGGGAAAACCTTCTTATCCGCTTTGGAACTTCACTCACAGAAACCGTCAGACCTTCAGCTTCCCATCAAGTTGACAAACGAGCGCCACTTTTGTGAGGTCAAACGCAGGGGGGTAAAACGCTGGAGGACTCCTGCGTGTACCTTTGACGTAAGCAGCCATGGCCTCTGGAGTGTCCCGCTCCGGGTCGATGGTGATGAGGAGGGGGGTCAGGTTTGGAAGAGACTGTATTTTATCTACaggaagacaaaaagaaaggcTTGTAAAAAAGAGACTTCCCTTCTTCAGGTGCGTTCAAATAGtgcaggggaaaaaataaaataaaaaataaaatcaccgATTTCATCcaccacttcgatcatcttctCTATCTCATCGGGGCAGATGTCGGGGCAGTGCGTGAAGCCGAAGTACAGGAGGACCCACTGGCCCAGGAAGTCCTGGCTCTTGGTGGGTTTGTTGTTGTGGTCGACCAATGAAAAGGGCCCCCCCAGCGCCGGCCTCCCGATGGATTTGTTGCGCTCCTTCTCCAGCACTGCGGCGCCACAAACGGGTTCGTTTTCACGGAGAGCAACGCAGCTTAACATCAAGCTAGGACACGAAGAGGAACAAACTCACGTTCTTCCTTCTCTTTCTTGAAGTATTTCATCACTCCCAGCAACGCACCGCCGATCGCGAACGTCACCGCCAAAGACCTCCAGGTGACGGGCTTGACAAAGAGGACAGAGGCGGGTCAGACTGAACACAAACCGTCTGCTGCCTTCGGTTTGACAGACGTCAGGGACTCACCCCGGACTTTTTAGGCTGCTCCCCGGAtgaagggggagggggcagcGAGGAGAGGGCCCTCCACTGCAGGGCTCTCTGGTTCACCTGTTGGAGGACGGACCGTGAAGGTAAAATTCCCTTGAATCATTGATCTGTAACTTTAGCTCACACAGAGatttcatttgttctttttcctaAATGAAATTTGTTGGAGTTCTGCCGGATGCTCCGTTTCTGAACAAAGATGGATTCCTCGAgtcatattcagaattttttcaGAACTTCAACTTTCCAGAACAGGTACTTGTATCTGATGCAGTCACTACAGGTTCAGGTGATTTTAATTGGGAAAAGGCTACTATTCATAAATACTGTTTTAATAATAggatacatttaaaattatgtatcacatttatcaagaaaaaaataaactaagaagatttaaaataagCATAGGAGAGTCTTGTGTCGGGAGCctatttttctattatttaatCTTTGTATATAAACAGAAATTGTGGTCTGATTTGAAAtaatttatcagaaaaatgcatgtaatttaccccatttcatgtttttgctgtCTTGTCAGTGTCCGAATAACATCGTTTGTCccaaaatgcaaacttttgtgactcaactgtttataatttgggGGAAATTCCACATTCAGGCCCAATGTACAACCTTGATGTTTATTCCATCCgtcattttataaaacaaaagaagcaaCAAGAACATTTCCTCTTTCAAACagcgcatatatatatatatatatatatatatatatatatatatatatatatatatatatatatatatatatatatatatatatatatatatatatatatgtgtgtgtgtgtgtgtgtgttctatttttaataagaccatgtaaaaaaatataatacatGTTAATGGTTTCTTTGCCGTTTGTCCTGTGTctagttttaaataaagcttttggaaaaagaaaagctaaagcAGCCTGCCATGGAGGAGCCGCTCGTGTCACTAGATTTGGATGCTAGCCTTCACTTACCGGGCAGCAGTGGACTCCCTGCGGGCACAGCGCTGGTCTAAGCCCCGTTGCTCCACGGATAAAAATTTGCGTGAAGCTGCCGCTGAACCTGTGCGGGTTTAGCGCCCGCAGGCTTTGGTAAAACGCGCTCATCTTTGCTCAGACCTTGACAGAGATGCAGCTCCCGGAAGTGGCGCCGCTTCAGTGGAGCCGCTCCGGTAACTGATCCGGGATCAGTACCCGACGTGCGACTCTGCTGGACCGTCAGTTCGAACAGGCTGGTCCGGGGTCAGTTATAACACAGACAGACATACCACAGGAAGTGAGGTCACGAAGCTACGAAGTCCCCCTGTCCTCTTATCTAATTtgttctctgctgccacctacagttgaaatAGTTCACTACAacaacaattcatttttttcccaacGTTTACTTTTTGCAGGGGCAAAACGTATTCCTTTCTGTAATTctatttgaaaaattaaaatttcagtGAATCTAGATTAAGGGCCTACTGGTTAACTGACTTCaagtatttgtctttttttacataGATTTGGGTTTCAcctcataaaacccacaaaataCAGGGTTTCAGAAAATTCCAATTTTCTGGAGCAATATCCATTCTCGTTAACTATCACCAAATCACCATTTACTTCAGTTTTTGCAAAAGTATAAAGACAGAGATTATGATCACATCAAATTAATCCAGATAAAGTATTCTCAAAatgatgtgtttatttttaatacttcAACAGTGTGGGCAGGAGCCAGGTCCTACTGGAAGATTAAATCTGCTCTCAGTGCAGAGCTCACAAACACCAGTGTCTTCTGGATAGTTCTCAACTCTAAAGTCTTCCCCATTTTGAAACAAACTGAGACAATCGAAACCAAACTGAACTAAGTTAATGACATCTGCAGGTGCTTTGATTTTAGCTGATAATTACTTGGTGCAACTTAGTTTAAAACATTCATGTCCTGCAAAATTTGGGCAGATTTCTCCACAGTATTCTGATTTTTTGAAATCctatttttgtgggttttatgagctggaacccCAATTTTTGTAAAGATTAAGCAAATAAATGTACTTGAAATAAATTGAACAGTGGACACTGAATCTAGATTctatgaaagtttatttttgtgagGGGAATTATGGAAATTAAAACACTTTTCGCTTCCACAAACGCCAGAGGGAACACAGAGGTCTGTTCCGGGACGACTCCACATTTGTTAGTTTCTGTTGGCGACTCCTCTGCCTAGTGCTGACACCAACACATCACCAGGAGCGatgtgttttgcccaaggaacCGAACCTGCAAACTTCCAGTCataggtcgaccgctctacctctacCCCACAGCCACTGAAGTCAGTAGTCCAGCTGTGTCCTCTGCCTGCTGGAGGCTGCTGAAGGACACCCCCTCTGCTCAGTGATGGATTGATCCACCCTGGATGTGTGAAGAAATGAATCTGCAGTTCTTTCCTTCCTGCGTTTGACATCATAACAATTTACCACCATCACCCTCATGTGGACtatttattcaaacatttattactgttttttaagaagaggaaacatttgttaaaatgttaaactgAAGCTATTTTACTGTTTGAAACTGTAAGGTTTGACagtcaaaggtttaaaaaaatcgcCTTTTTTTGTccctctttgttgtttttatgaatttttcttttaagtttgtaAATAATAatccagtttaaaaaagaagaaaggaaacGTTTCTGTGACATTTCTCCAACAAAATGGATTACAAAATGGATTTATaggttttatgtaaaattattCAAATAGTATAATTTGAACtaagttttacagaaaaacctctttaaaaataataatttattctatttactcaaatgtttttctcataTAACTAACTATTGAAAGTACATTTCATGataaaataatgacatttttactttaagagttataatttattataaaatgaatttaaaataaaagttaattgaCTTTTCAGatgtcctttttatttatattagaaAAGAAGTTGCtttgttttacataaaacaatgattttgggaaaaataaattaaagttatttattatttaggaCTAAAATGATCTAATTTGAAAGTTTGACCAAAGGTAATAAACTACCTAATGATTTACTtcggaaaaacacaaaattaataaaagaataaatgtgaaattttaccttaattattgtttttttttgccattggTTTATGTGTGAATGAACTGATGAAACTGTGAAATGTCAAATTCCAGGAATTTCTTTTCCTGTCTCCCTGATTGAGCTTCCTGTGGGAGGAGCCAATTCAAATTAAaacctgcagccaatcagagaggGCTTTTCTCCCACAGCTATGATTCTTTAATAAAGAGCTCCCACTCATCCTCAGTTATTTACAACGCCAACATATTTTAATgagtttattttacaaaataggACAGAAAAAGTTATTGCACCTTTTAAGGCTGAACGATTTCAGTCTGAAACAAAAAGTGACCTTTAGGAAGGAGCAGCTGTTGATCAGGGAGACAACAACATGAGGTATGCACTTCTTTATCTCACATTCATTCTTTCATGTGGCTTCGTGGTCCCAAACGAAAGAGCAGACTGACAGAAAGCTTTCTCTTCAGGGGGGGCCCCACTGTTCAGTCTCAGACGTGTTCTTGgaggtttaaataaataaatatcagacAAAGAATAAAAGTCTCTTCCTTCATTTCTTCATCTCCATCCACCCGTCTTCTCTCAGCCCCACCTGCTGCTACCTGATCCGTCCGTTCTTGCTGGGGGGGGTCAGTTCAGATTTGGGGTCAGGGCTGGTGGAGCTCCAAGCCGTGGTCCTGCAGTGTTTTGTGGATGTGCAAGCGCTGGGGCCCAACAAACAGACGTCTGAGGCGGACCAGTGGCCCCCCAGCAGTCCATCCACCCAGCGGCGGAGCGGCGCCCCCGTCAGGCCGGCGTTGGCCTCTGCCGCCTCCACATCCACCAGGCTGACCGGCAGCTGCAGCACCGGGTTTAGACCGTGGAAGCTCTGCTCCATGTAGGAGTTCTTTGCCGGGCCGCCGTGCAGACGCTGGGCGTCTTCTGCATCCAGAGAGAAGACGCAAACTTAGAAGGAAATCAACACAACTGCAGCCTCAAAAGAAGGAAGCAAGACATAGACCTCTTTAAGAACAGCTATGGATCAAAGAAACCTAAAAATAACCAATCATGGAGATATGACAACTTGTTTTGTCGAAAAATAAATCTTCATTTCCTTACATCCTTTCTTTTATTaactcattttttttagaaatagacccactccgataaataatttgtttgtggtgtttttcacatgttcttgtggcatttttctcatgatggaggacatacatgaagaaaattatgttaaaaattgaatttttgaggtttttttttattggtgaatcaggagtagatgaaaaaatgctatttgGAAAATATTGTATTAGTAATGCAAAAAATTCGATGGGCGGGTCACaagccccattctgatgcatcctctgcagacaaatagatccatgaacgtctttattgtcctggtctgagctggaatctggatctaaactggacggatggacagatctgatattgctgccatttttgttgcaccgctaatgtcaggttggagctgtgaggggctgtaagctagcaggagagtgtgtaaacaaaggaatgatggtaagtgggggtgggcttactccatgccaacgtccccacctacaactcagaggtgaatttctactgaactcctgtcgctctgcagaaactacatcctagaaaacgaatcaggttttgggattttggctaaaaacatcatcatcataactaaaagacctctgggaaggctttgaaaatagatcaaaagatgctcAGAGTGGTATCTGTTCTGCTTTTGTtccactttttaacattttatttagagcTATGggaatgacttttttcttgtttttaacagaAACTGGGAAAAGTCGATACTAtgtgacatcactgattggatgacgCTTGTCCATCATGTTAACGGAAAGTTGAAGCGATGCTGGAAATCCTTCATACGAATCAAAAACCTTAGTATGCAGACGATGAAGACACATTTCGAAAATCTCatacatcatcatccaatcggTGCCGTCCTTTAATACCTACCTTTTCCGGTTTATTACTGTGTttcgttttttaacatttcatttcgatttctggaaattacttttgtttttcgaaacttttatttttttgttgttttattgttgaGGGGGAATTTTGTATTGACCTCTAAAATggaagaatgtttttttataatttgtttttct includes:
- the LOC101175404 gene encoding protein SCO1 homolog, mitochondrial; translation: MSAFYQSLRALNPHRFSGSFTQIFIRGATGLRPALCPQGVHCCPVNQRALQWRALSSLPPPPSSGEQPKKSGPVTWRSLAVTFAIGGALLGVMKYFKKEKEELLEKERNKSIGRPALGGPFSLVDHNNKPTKSQDFLGQWVLLYFGFTHCPDICPDEIEKMIEVVDEIDKIQSLPNLTPLLITIDPERDTPEAMAAYVKEFSPKLIGLTGSTAQIEEVSRAYRVYYSQGPKDEDNDYIVDHTIIMYLIGPDGEFVEYFGQNKRGVEISNSIAAHMRKHRKK